GTGCACGTCGATGCGGGCGGCCGCCTGGGCCATGTCGGGATCGCGCCAGGCGAAGCGGGCCAGTCCCTCCCTCACCAGCTCCGCCAGCGCGGGCACTTTCTCCACTCCGCTCACCCTACCGCGGGGCCCGACGGCGTAGGCGGCCACCAGGGCGTCCGAGGCGAGCCCCAGGGTGGCATCCAGCACCCGCTCGCCGCCCCGCAGTCCCATCGCCTCCACCATGGGATCGCCTCCACCGGCGCGCAGGGCCCGGATCCGGTGCACGGCCATCCCGGGATGGTAGACGAGGCGCCGGCCTGCCGCCTGGATGGCCAGGCCCGTGCGCTCCACCACCAGGTACGCCTCGGCTGGTCCCTCCTCGCCGGCTCGCCCGCCGTCGCCATCCGAGAGTCGACCCTCCGGACGACGCCGGTAGGGCAACCCGAGCCGGTCGGCCAGCTCTCTTGCCCGGCTCTCCAGGGCCGGATCGGGACGGCGCGCGGTGGTCACATACCAAACCCGTGCGTCATGCCAGGGGCGTGCGGCGGCCAAAGCGCCTGTCCAGCTCCTCGACCGACACCATGACGGCCACCGGCCGCCCGTGCGGGCAGGTGTAGGGATTGTCCGTCTCGGCCAGGTGACGCACCAGATGCTCCATCACGGCCAACGGCAGAGGGGTACCCGCCTTGACTGCACTCCGGCAGGCCAGGTGCTTGAGCAGGCGCTCCTCCCAGGGCGCCAGGGGGGCCGTGTCGTCCCCTGCGGGCATCCCCTCGGGCCCCTCCAGCATCCGTGCCGCCAGCTCCTCCAGCAGGGCCGCCATCTCGGTGGCGGAGATGGCGCGTGCGATGCCGGGCACGGCCGGCACCGACCGCACCAGGTAGTGGCGAGGCCCGAAGGGCTCCATCTCGACGCCCAGGGAGGCGAGCCATGGCAGGGCGGCCCCCAGGGTCTCGGCCGCCGTGCTGCCGAGCTCGACGGTCAGGGGATGCAGCAGGGCCTGGGCCGGCGCCACGGAGCCGCGACGGGCGGCCAGCAGCCGCTCGTAGAGCATACGTTCGTGGGCCACGTGCTGATCGACGATGAGCAGGCCCGCGGGGTGGCGGGTCACGATGTAGGTGTCGCGCAGCTGTCCCAGCACCTGCAGCCGGCGCAGCTGCTCGCCCAGGCCCTCGCCTTGCCGTACGGCGCCCCAGAGCGGCGCCTGGGCTTCCGAGGCGACGGGCACGCCGGCGCCGGGGTCGCGGGACGACCGCGCCCCCTCGGCCACCCCTTCCCTCCAGGCCTTCGTCGCAGGGGCGTCACCCGGCTTGACGCTCGGCGAGAGCGCGAAGGTGG
This genomic interval from Limnochorda sp. LNt contains the following:
- a CDS encoding class I SAM-dependent methyltransferase; the encoded protein is MTTARRPDPALESRARELADRLGLPYRRRPEGRLSDGDGGRAGEEGPAEAYLVVERTGLAIQAAGRRLVYHPGMAVHRIRALRAGGGDPMVEAMGLRGGERVLDATLGLASDALVAAYAVGPRGRVSGVEKVPALAELVREGLARFAWRDPDMAQAAARIDVHVADHGAYLAGCSSGAFDVVYFDAMFERSLSGSTTMAAWRLVAEEGPVGERALVEAMRVARRRVVLKDRADSARLGALTPHRVAGGRSSRVVYGIWVVGPDAGDG